The following proteins are encoded in a genomic region of Myxosarcina sp. GI1:
- a CDS encoding leucyl aminopeptidase, with translation MQIKATTTSLLDWTGDLLAVGIFEGETELAGDLAKLDDKLAGIVKELIAEEEFEGKAGSTITSRVGNKNPVRKIALVGLGKLEDLKLDSWRSAAAAIARLAAKEKSLGISLPVGSEAADKIAQAMAEAIVLALHQDNRFKSEPEDKQTKLETVDLIGLNGQDGAVAKGETIASGVILARELVNAPANAIDPVAMAETAQKLAEECGLAIEILERDACEQFEQGMGAYLGVAQASDLPPKFIHLTYKPDGTPKKKLAIVGKSVTFDSGGLNLKVSGSGIETMKMDMGGGAATLGAAKAIAQLKPDVEVHFICAAAENMISGHAMHPGDILKASNGKTIEVNNTDAEGRLTLADALVFAEKLEVDAIVDLATLTGACIVALGNNIAGLWSTDDSLAEQIKTAAESAGEKFWQLPMEEKYFEGLKSQIADMKNTGPRAGGSITAALFLKQFIKDTPWAHLDIAGPVWSDKPDGIDNKGATGFPVRTLVNWVTS, from the coding sequence ATGCAGATTAAAGCAACCACAACATCATTATTAGATTGGACTGGCGATCTCCTCGCCGTAGGAATTTTTGAGGGCGAAACCGAACTTGCAGGAGATCTGGCAAAATTAGACGATAAATTAGCAGGTATCGTTAAAGAATTAATTGCCGAAGAAGAATTTGAAGGCAAGGCGGGAAGTACGATAACGAGTCGCGTGGGCAATAAAAACCCCGTACGCAAAATTGCCTTAGTAGGTCTGGGCAAATTAGAAGATTTAAAGCTAGATAGTTGGCGCAGTGCCGCAGCCGCGATCGCTCGTCTGGCAGCTAAAGAAAAATCTCTTGGCATCAGTCTGCCAGTAGGTTCGGAGGCAGCAGATAAGATCGCTCAAGCAATGGCAGAAGCAATTGTTTTGGCACTACATCAAGATAATCGCTTTAAATCCGAGCCAGAAGACAAGCAAACCAAATTAGAAACTGTAGACTTAATTGGCTTAAACGGTCAAGATGGGGCAGTGGCTAAAGGCGAAACCATCGCCTCTGGGGTAATTTTAGCCAGAGAACTGGTAAATGCTCCTGCAAATGCGATCGACCCCGTAGCTATGGCAGAAACCGCTCAAAAGCTTGCCGAAGAATGCGGTTTGGCAATTGAAATTTTAGAAAGAGATGCTTGCGAACAATTCGAGCAGGGTATGGGAGCTTATTTAGGCGTTGCTCAAGCTTCCGACTTGCCACCCAAGTTTATTCACCTTACCTATAAACCAGACGGAACTCCTAAAAAGAAACTTGCCATCGTCGGTAAAAGCGTAACCTTCGATTCTGGCGGTTTAAATCTCAAAGTAAGCGGTAGCGGGATCGAAACCATGAAAATGGATATGGGTGGCGGTGCGGCTACTTTGGGAGCGGCAAAAGCGATCGCTCAACTAAAGCCAGATGTAGAAGTTCACTTTATCTGTGCCGCAGCCGAAAATATGATTAGCGGTCACGCTATGCATCCAGGCGATATTCTCAAAGCTTCTAACGGTAAGACTATCGAGGTAAATAATACCGATGCTGAAGGTCGCTTGACTCTTGCCGATGCTTTGGTCTTTGCTGAGAAACTAGAAGTCGATGCGATCGTCGATCTTGCTACTCTTACTGGTGCCTGTATTGTGGCTTTGGGTAACAATATTGCTGGTTTGTGGAGTACCGATGATTCTTTAGCAGAGCAAATCAAAACCGCAGCCGAGTCGGCAGGAGAAAAATTCTGGCAGTTGCCGATGGAAGAAAAATATTTTGAAGGCTTAAAGTCACAGATCGCAGATATGAAAAATACTGGACCTCGTGCTGGTGGTTCGATTACTGCGGCTTTATTTCTCAAACAGTTTATTAAAGACACACCTTGGGCGCATTTAGATATTGCTGGTCCCGTGTGGTCGGACAAGCCAGACGGCATCGACAATAAAGGCGCGACTGGTTTTCCTGTAAGAACTTTGGTTAACTGGGTTACTAGTTAG
- a CDS encoding cytochrome P450, with amino-acid sequence MMAKLPPGPNRSFVFPLPQLRLLRFIVRPLQMLEMFASQYEDCFTLPQKNSPPTVYFYHPEAIKEIFTAPPEVFDSSDRNKLLQPLVGENSLLLLRGDRHQRQRKLLMPPFHGARMQTYGETIVKIARQVTNKWQVGQPFAVRAAMQEISLKVILCTVFGIDSGDRYLKLQQLLTSMLESIGSPASSTLLFFPLLQKDWGAKSPWGHFLRQKQEIDRILLNEIAQRRSEPETRGDDILSLLLAARDEAGQPMSDDELKDELITLLFAGHETTASAIAWAIYWIERSPDIRDKLLAELNTISVEEDPLAVSRLPYLTAICQETLRIYPIAVNTFPRRVTQPIEIFGYHFEPGTLLIPSIYLTHHRQEIYPEPKRFKPERFLERTFSAYEYLPFGGGSSLCIGYAFAQFEMKLVLATIFSRLELKLATDRPVKPTRRGLTLAPSSNLQMVVT; translated from the coding sequence ATGATGGCAAAACTACCTCCAGGTCCCAATCGTTCCTTTGTATTTCCGCTACCGCAACTGCGACTGCTAAGATTTATCGTTCGTCCGTTGCAAATGCTGGAAATGTTTGCCAGCCAGTATGAAGATTGTTTTACTCTCCCTCAGAAAAATTCACCACCTACGGTGTATTTTTATCATCCAGAAGCAATTAAGGAAATTTTTACCGCACCTCCAGAAGTATTTGATTCTAGCGATCGCAATAAACTTTTACAGCCTTTAGTAGGAGAAAATTCTTTATTGTTATTAAGGGGCGATCGCCACCAGAGACAACGCAAGCTATTGATGCCTCCTTTTCACGGTGCGCGGATGCAAACCTACGGAGAAACTATCGTTAAAATTGCTCGGCAGGTAACAAATAAATGGCAGGTCGGTCAACCTTTTGCGGTTCGCGCGGCAATGCAGGAAATTTCTTTAAAAGTAATTCTCTGTACGGTATTTGGCATTGATTCGGGCGATCGTTATCTGAAACTACAACAGTTGTTAACTTCGATGCTCGAATCAATTGGTTCTCCTGCTAGTTCTACACTACTGTTTTTCCCTTTATTACAAAAAGATTGGGGCGCTAAAAGTCCCTGGGGACATTTTTTGCGTCAGAAACAAGAAATAGATCGCATCTTGCTAAACGAAATTGCCCAGCGACGCAGCGAACCTGAAACCAGAGGCGACGACATTCTTTCACTGCTACTGGCAGCTAGAGATGAGGCAGGACAACCGATGAGCGATGATGAGTTAAAAGACGAACTGATAACTTTATTGTTTGCAGGTCACGAAACTACGGCATCGGCGATCGCCTGGGCAATATACTGGATCGAACGTTCTCCCGATATTAGAGACAAACTTTTGGCAGAACTAAACACCATCTCTGTCGAAGAAGATCCTCTAGCAGTATCGCGACTTCCCTATTTAACAGCAATTTGCCAGGAAACACTGCGAATTTATCCTATAGCTGTAAATACTTTTCCCCGTCGCGTTACACAGCCAATAGAAATATTTGGCTATCACTTTGAACCAGGTACTTTGCTGATACCTTCAATTTATCTAACCCACCATCGCCAAGAAATTTATCCCGAACCCAAACGCTTTAAACCAGAACGCTTCTTAGAGCGAACCTTCTCGGCTTATGAATATTTGCCTTTTGGCGGTGGTAGCAGTTTGTGTATCGGCTATGCCTTTGCTCAGTTTGAAATGAAACTGGTACTGGCAACTATTTTCTCCCGACTAGAGTTAAAGCTAGCCACCGATCGACCCGTTAAGCCGACTCGTCGGGGACTAACCCTAGCTCCTTCCAGCAATTTGCAGATGGTCGTAACTTAG
- a CDS encoding diflavin flavoprotein, producing the protein MLQTNFKTIPARPRDVQVANIGTNTQVLRSRTWERLKFEVEYSRQKGTTSNSYLIEADKTALIDPPGQSFTHIYLETLDRYLDWQKLDYIILQHVNPNRLATLQLLAGKAPQAQIICSKPAVNALKAALIFPERQTRIRVVRENDTLDLGQGHRLQFISVPTPRWVDGLCTYDPQTKILYSDKFFGSHICDKAIFDENWKQLDSDRRFYFDCLHATQTKQLESALAKFAPLTSKIYAPAHGSLIKYSLSRFSYDYQQWCQQQTSQEFKVALLYASAYGNTANLANAIAHGALQSGVAVESINCELATPEEITQAVRACDGFIIGSPTLGGHAPTQIQTALGIILANAAKTKLAGVFGSYGWSGEAIDVLENKLRDAHYSLGFEPIRVRFSPTTLDLKDCIQAGEEFARKLKKNKRLRTPRQGITETQIDRTEQAVGRIVGSLCVLTSCEGDEHSGVLTSWVSQATFNPPGIMIASPEPAIDSTQNPGDKLVLNILNEAKNVRRNFSDRQSNSFNDLTTKTASNGCLIIEEALAYLECTVQNRIESGDRTLVYATVDRGEVLEPNGITAIQHRKSGSHY; encoded by the coding sequence ATGTTACAAACAAATTTTAAAACGATACCCGCTAGACCAAGAGATGTCCAAGTTGCAAATATTGGTACGAACACTCAGGTATTGCGATCGCGTACTTGGGAAAGACTGAAGTTTGAAGTGGAATATTCTCGTCAAAAAGGCACGACTTCTAATTCTTATCTCATTGAAGCCGATAAAACTGCCTTAATCGATCCGCCAGGACAATCTTTTACACACATTTATCTAGAAACTTTAGATCGGTATCTCGATTGGCAAAAATTAGATTACATTATCCTACAGCACGTCAATCCCAATCGCTTAGCAACACTACAGTTGCTTGCAGGCAAAGCACCGCAGGCGCAAATAATTTGTTCCAAACCCGCAGTTAATGCCCTCAAAGCTGCTTTAATATTTCCCGAACGTCAGACTCGAATACGAGTAGTTAGAGAAAACGACACTCTAGATTTGGGACAAGGACACCGACTACAATTTATTAGCGTTCCTACCCCCCGTTGGGTTGATGGTTTGTGTACCTACGATCCCCAAACCAAAATTCTTTACAGCGATAAATTCTTTGGCTCGCATATCTGCGATAAAGCTATCTTTGATGAGAACTGGAAACAATTAGATTCCGACCGCCGTTTTTATTTCGACTGTCTTCACGCTACTCAGACCAAACAATTAGAGTCGGCTTTAGCTAAATTCGCACCCCTTACCAGTAAAATTTATGCACCCGCTCATGGCTCTTTAATTAAATATAGCCTCAGTCGCTTTAGCTACGACTATCAGCAGTGGTGTCAGCAACAAACTAGTCAAGAATTTAAGGTGGCTCTGCTATACGCTTCTGCCTATGGTAACACTGCCAATCTTGCCAATGCGATCGCCCATGGTGCGCTTCAGTCTGGTGTAGCGGTAGAATCGATTAACTGCGAACTTGCCACACCAGAAGAAATTACTCAGGCTGTTCGAGCTTGTGATGGTTTTATTATTGGTTCGCCGACTTTAGGGGGTCATGCGCCAACGCAAATTCAAACCGCACTGGGAATTATTCTGGCTAACGCAGCCAAAACCAAGTTAGCGGGAGTATTTGGTTCCTATGGTTGGAGTGGCGAAGCGATCGATGTGTTGGAAAATAAACTACGGGATGCTCATTACAGCTTAGGGTTTGAACCAATCCGCGTACGTTTTAGTCCTACTACTTTAGATCTGAAAGATTGTATTCAAGCAGGTGAAGAATTTGCGCGAAAATTGAAAAAAAACAAACGCCTGCGGACTCCACGTCAAGGAATAACAGAAACTCAGATCGATCGCACCGAACAAGCAGTAGGCAGAATTGTCGGTTCTCTCTGCGTACTGACTAGCTGCGAGGGCGACGAACACAGCGGTGTGCTAACTTCCTGGGTATCTCAAGCAACTTTTAATCCTCCTGGGATTATGATTGCCTCCCCAGAACCAGCTATTGATTCGACACAAAATCCTGGGGATAAATTGGTGCTAAATATCCTTAATGAAGCAAAAAATGTCCGAAGAAACTTTAGCGATCGCCAGAGTAATTCCTTCAACGACTTAACTACTAAAACCGCTAGTAACGGTTGTTTAATCATTGAAGAAGCCTTAGCTTATTTAGAATGTACAGTTCAAAATCGGATCGAATCTGGCGATCGCACTTTGGTTTATGCCACAGTCGATCGCGGTGAAGTATTAGAACCCAATGGCATCACCGCCATTCAACATCGTAAGTCTGGAAGTCATTATTAA
- a CDS encoding phosphate-starvation-inducible PsiE family protein yields the protein MHKFADTSPTPWYKLLNSSSVIQILEFIQDLIIISLCIGLFSFMAIQLRELFVSLLPPLNFPMVTADILFLLILVELFRLLIIYLQERRISIGVAVEVSIVSVLREIIVKGILETPWSQVLATCSFLLVLAVLLVVRVWLPPTFEGIDPEQKVSERHKKQAVNSKQ from the coding sequence ATGCACAAATTTGCCGACACTTCCCCAACTCCTTGGTACAAATTGCTAAACAGCAGTAGCGTGATTCAAATTTTGGAGTTTATTCAAGATTTAATTATTATCTCGCTCTGTATCGGTCTATTTAGCTTCATGGCAATTCAGTTACGAGAGTTGTTTGTTTCTCTACTACCGCCGCTCAATTTTCCTATGGTCACGGCTGACATATTGTTTTTGCTGATTTTAGTAGAACTGTTTCGCCTTTTAATCATTTATTTGCAAGAACGCCGCATTTCTATTGGTGTTGCTGTCGAAGTCTCTATCGTTTCGGTTTTAAGAGAAATCATCGTCAAAGGAATTTTAGAAACTCCTTGGAGTCAAGTTTTGGCTACTTGTTCTTTTTTACTGGTTTTAGCTGTTTTGCTAGTAGTCCGAGTTTGGCTACCTCCTACATTTGAAGGCATAGATCCCGAACAAAAAGTATCCGAACGACATAAAAAACAAGCAGTGAACAGTAAACAGTGA
- a CDS encoding diflavin flavoprotein, giving the protein MVALTQTNQTTRANTERLTLQTSEIASETTAIRCLDWDRDRFDIEFGLQNGTTYNSFIIRGDKLALVDTTHAKFRHLYLELLTGLINPKQLDYLIISHTEPDHSGLVKDVLALAPQVTVIGAKVAIQFLGNMVHQPFEYQIVKNGDRLDLGNGHQLEFVSAPNLHWPDTIFTFDYKTQVLYTCDAFGMHYCDEPTFDEDLELIEADFEYYYDCLMKPNARSVLAAIKRMRKLELETIATGHGPLLQYHRRELVDRYQQWSQAQAKTDTLVVLFYSEYGYSDELARAIAQGITKTGVAVELIDWNDTEPQEVRELVAQAAGLVLGMPAQSNTEAQAILSTVLAAAHHKQAIALFEVGGGEDEPIYPLRNKFQEIGLSEAFPPILIKQAPDRAIEQICDEAGTDLGQWLTRDRTIKKMKAIDNSLERALGRISNGLYIITARKGDISSAMVASWVTQASLKPLGIAIAVAKDRAIESFLHIGDSFVLNVLEEDNYQHLIKHFLKRFPPGADRFEGIEIVPATNGSPIIAESLAYIECEVSNRLECSDHWIVYSTVKAGRVAKLDVLTAVHHRKVGNHY; this is encoded by the coding sequence ATGGTTGCACTCACACAAACTAACCAAACGACTAGAGCTAATACTGAAAGACTAACTCTACAAACTAGCGAAATTGCCTCAGAAACTACCGCTATTCGGTGTCTCGATTGGGATCGCGATCGCTTTGATATCGAATTTGGCTTACAAAACGGCACTACCTACAATTCTTTTATAATTCGAGGCGACAAGCTAGCGTTAGTGGATACTACTCACGCTAAGTTTCGACATCTATATCTGGAGTTATTGACAGGTTTAATAAATCCCAAGCAACTCGATTATTTAATTATCAGTCATACCGAACCCGACCATAGTGGTTTGGTGAAAGATGTCTTGGCGTTAGCACCCCAGGTTACGGTAATTGGTGCCAAGGTAGCGATTCAATTTTTAGGAAATATGGTACATCAGCCGTTTGAGTATCAAATAGTTAAAAATGGCGATCGCTTAGATTTGGGCAACGGACACCAATTAGAATTTGTTTCTGCTCCCAACTTACACTGGCCCGATACCATTTTTACCTTCGATTACAAAACTCAAGTTCTTTATACTTGCGATGCCTTTGGGATGCACTATTGCGACGAACCGACTTTTGATGAAGATTTAGAACTAATTGAGGCAGACTTTGAATATTACTACGACTGTTTAATGAAGCCTAATGCCCGTTCGGTTTTAGCCGCCATCAAGCGGATGAGAAAATTAGAGCTAGAAACCATCGCTACGGGACACGGTCCATTGTTACAATACCATCGCCGCGAATTAGTAGATCGCTATCAGCAATGGAGTCAAGCACAAGCCAAAACCGATACCTTGGTCGTACTGTTCTATTCTGAATATGGTTATAGTGACGAGCTTGCCAGAGCGATCGCCCAGGGAATCACCAAAACTGGAGTAGCAGTAGAATTAATCGATTGGAACGATACCGAACCGCAAGAAGTTAGAGAGTTGGTAGCGCAAGCGGCAGGATTGGTATTGGGAATGCCAGCCCAGTCGAACACAGAAGCCCAGGCGATACTCAGTACCGTTCTAGCAGCCGCACACCACAAACAGGCGATCGCCTTATTTGAAGTTGGTGGTGGCGAAGACGAACCAATTTATCCCTTACGCAATAAATTTCAAGAAATCGGCTTGAGCGAAGCTTTTCCGCCAATTTTAATCAAACAAGCCCCAGATCGGGCAATCGAGCAAATTTGCGATGAAGCTGGTACGGATTTGGGACAGTGGTTGACCCGCGATCGCACTATTAAAAAAATGAAAGCGATCGATAATAGTCTAGAAAGAGCCTTGGGTAGAATCAGCAATGGTTTGTATATTATCACCGCTCGCAAAGGCGATATTTCCAGCGCAATGGTGGCATCGTGGGTAACGCAAGCTAGTTTAAAACCTTTAGGAATTGCGATCGCCGTAGCTAAAGATCGGGCGATTGAATCTTTCTTGCACATTGGCGATAGTTTTGTGTTGAATGTTTTAGAAGAAGATAATTATCAGCATTTAATCAAACATTTTCTCAAACGTTTTCCCCCTGGTGCAGATCGCTTTGAAGGGATCGAAATCGTACCTGCGACTAATGGTTCGCCGATTATTGCCGAATCTCTAGCATATATCGAATGTGAAGTAAGCAACCGCTTGGAATGCAGCGACCACTGGATTGTTTATAGCACCGTAAAAGCCGGCAGAGTAGCCAAGCTAGATGTTTTAACCGCCGTTCATCATCGCAAGGTAGGAAATCATTATTAA
- a CDS encoding CmpA/NrtA family ABC transporter substrate-binding protein: MSNYSRFSRRRFLTTAAASGIGAVFLKGCLGNPPEPVGTAVTEQVEAAEISPEMMPETTKVVLGYIPIVEAAPLIVAKEKGFFAKYGMTDVEISKQANWASARDNVTIGSEGGGIDGGQWQMPMPHLISEGIITNGNKVPMYLLAQLITQGNGIAIAGKNQGKGLGLDISNAAEFVKNYAKTEGRKFKAAHTFPNVNQDFWIRYWFAAGGVDPDKDIDLLAVPPPETVQGMRNGTMDAFSTGDPWPYRIIAEDIGFMAALTAEIWKFHPEEYLAIRADWVDKNPKATKALLKGLMEAQQWIDGVNNTEAVVSIVAGRNYFNVPEDILVPPYKGDYKMGDGKAEIKDKMMGPLYWKDGIGNVSYPYKSHDLWFLTESMRWGFHKDAISDIDTAKQIIDRVNREDLWKEAATEAGFTADIPASTSRGVEKFFDGKTFDPQNPEAYLNSLEIKNV; this comes from the coding sequence ATGTCCAATTATTCGCGATTTTCTCGACGTAGATTTTTAACCACCGCTGCTGCTTCTGGAATAGGTGCCGTGTTTCTCAAAGGATGTTTGGGTAATCCACCCGAACCAGTAGGAACAGCCGTTACAGAACAAGTAGAAGCAGCCGAGATTAGTCCAGAAATGATGCCAGAGACGACCAAGGTTGTTTTGGGTTACATTCCCATTGTGGAAGCTGCACCGCTAATTGTTGCCAAAGAAAAAGGCTTTTTTGCCAAATATGGCATGACCGATGTGGAAATATCCAAGCAGGCAAACTGGGCATCAGCGAGGGATAACGTCACCATTGGTTCGGAAGGTGGCGGCATCGATGGTGGTCAGTGGCAAATGCCCATGCCCCATCTAATTAGTGAAGGAATTATTACTAACGGTAACAAAGTGCCGATGTATCTATTGGCGCAATTAATCACTCAAGGCAATGGAATTGCGATCGCTGGTAAAAACCAGGGCAAGGGATTGGGTTTAGATATTTCAAACGCCGCCGAATTTGTTAAAAACTATGCCAAAACTGAAGGCAGAAAATTTAAAGCTGCTCATACTTTTCCCAATGTCAATCAAGATTTTTGGATTCGCTATTGGTTTGCTGCGGGTGGTGTCGATCCAGATAAAGATATTGATTTATTAGCCGTACCTCCTCCCGAAACCGTACAGGGGATGCGTAACGGCACGATGGATGCGTTTAGTACGGGCGATCCTTGGCCCTATCGCATTATTGCTGAAGATATCGGGTTTATGGCAGCTTTGACTGCGGAAATTTGGAAGTTTCACCCCGAAGAATATTTGGCAATTCGGGCAGATTGGGTAGATAAAAATCCCAAAGCAACTAAAGCTTTACTTAAAGGATTGATGGAAGCGCAGCAGTGGATCGATGGAGTCAATAATACCGAAGCAGTTGTCAGCATTGTAGCTGGGCGTAATTACTTTAACGTACCAGAAGATATTTTAGTACCTCCTTACAAAGGGGATTACAAGATGGGGGATGGCAAAGCAGAAATTAAGGATAAAATGATGGGTCCTTTGTATTGGAAAGATGGTATTGGTAATGTTTCCTATCCCTATAAAAGTCACGACCTATGGTTTTTAACCGAAAGTATGCGTTGGGGTTTCCATAAAGATGCCATTTCCGATATCGATACAGCCAAACAGATAATCGATCGCGTCAACCGCGAAGACTTGTGGAAAGAAGCAGCAACAGAAGCAGGATTTACCGCCGATATACCCGCTAGTACCTCAAGAGGCGTGGAGAAGTTTTTTGATGGTAAAACATTTGACCCCCAAAATCCAGAAGCATATCTAAATAGCCTGGAAATTAAAAATGTTTAA
- the ntrB gene encoding nitrate ABC transporter permease — protein MRRNSARSNKFASLWQKNKDNILPPLIGILGFLILWELFAMLPGMRLPGPTSLWTDERTRILLLYPFYDRGGLDKGLFWQTMASLGRVAQGYSLAALIGIGTGILVGTQPLINKALDPIFQFLRMVAPLAWVPIALVALQQNQPAAIFVIFITSVWPILINTTEGVRQIPQDYLNVRRVLKLSNHKFFFKILLPSALPYIFTGLRIGIGLAWLAIIAAEIVMSGIVGIGFFIWDAYQQNYISEIILAVIYIGAVGLILDRAIAYLHKLIAPQS, from the coding sequence ATGCGTAGAAATAGCGCGAGGAGTAACAAGTTCGCCTCGTTATGGCAAAAAAACAAAGACAATATTTTGCCGCCTCTAATTGGGATTCTTGGCTTTTTAATTCTTTGGGAACTCTTTGCCATGCTGCCAGGGATGAGATTGCCAGGACCTACCAGCTTATGGACGGATGAGAGAACCAGAATTTTATTACTCTATCCTTTTTACGATCGCGGTGGTTTGGATAAGGGTTTATTTTGGCAGACGATGGCAAGTTTGGGTAGAGTGGCACAGGGCTATTCTCTAGCCGCTTTGATTGGCATCGGCACTGGTATTTTAGTGGGAACGCAGCCCTTAATCAATAAAGCTTTAGATCCAATTTTCCAATTCTTACGCATGGTTGCACCTCTGGCTTGGGTTCCCATCGCTTTGGTTGCCCTACAACAAAATCAACCTGCGGCGATTTTCGTAATCTTTATCACCTCAGTTTGGCCCATTCTAATTAATACTACCGAGGGCGTTCGCCAAATTCCTCAAGACTATCTCAACGTACGCCGAGTTTTAAAACTTTCCAATCATAAGTTCTTTTTCAAAATTCTCTTGCCTTCTGCCCTGCCCTATATCTTTACTGGTTTGAGAATTGGTATCGGTTTGGCTTGGTTGGCAATTATCGCCGCCGAAATTGTGATGTCGGGTATTGTTGGCATCGGCTTTTTTATCTGGGATGCCTATCAGCAAAACTACATCAGCGAGATTATTTTGGCGGTTATCTATATAGGTGCGGTGGGTTTAATTTTAGATCGGGCGATCGCCTATTTGCACAAGTTAATTGCCCCCCAATCTTAG